The following DNA comes from Magnetococcales bacterium.
GGGTCTCGAACCGGGTTTGACCATCGACCCGACCACTGATGGGGTGCGGCATGTCGCCGTCCCGTGGCAACTGGGTCAGATCGATGCCTTTCCACTGTGCCCTGTTGACTTGCAACAGAGGTTCCTGACCCTGCATGTCGAATTGCAGGTTGGTTTCGAGGCTGCCACCGTAGAGATTGCCCCGCAACGGTTCGACCTTGACCAGACCCTGTCCGGTACGCACGGTCAAATCCGCTTTGGTGACGGTGACACTGCGTATCTTGAACTGTTCAGCCTGCACTTTTCCCTGCCAATCCCCTCGGATCATCCTGTCCAGCAGGGTGGGACCAGGGGTATCTGTTTGCACCAAGCCATTTCCGGGCATGGTCTCGTATTGTTCTTCGTCCGGATCGAGATCATCGCCAGGATCATCCATGATATCTTCATCATGCTCAAGATCGATTTTGCCTTGCATCCGGGTGGTTGGGTCGGGTACGGCAGCGGATGCGACAGACGCATTCCGAGTGGCGGATGCAGGCACCGCTTGAGTGGCGGACATTGGGGAGTGCCCTGCTTGATATCTGTCTGCATCCATTTGATCCAATTGCAGATCAAAACGTACCGCCGGTTTTTGAAAATGGTCAATCCGCAGGGTGCCGGTCAGATGGGTTGCATCCAGGCGTCCCTTGATTTCCGACAAGGCCAGATGATCCAGACCCAGTTGCAGCGTTGTTTTCAACTCTGCAACCTGCATCACTTTGGCATCCCGGAAAGCCAGCGTGGTACGGTCCAGCCGTTTCAGCAGCGTCTGGGGGGAAAACTCCACCAGGGTCAAAACCGATGTGAAGGACGGCGCATGCAATATTTTTTGACCTTCCAGGGTTCCCTGGATTTGCAGATGGTCCAGAAGCGTCATGCGCAGACCGGTCATGTGCAGAGTTTCTGCCACCCAATTCACGTTCAGATCGCCCGATAGTTTCAGATTGGCCCCGGCAGCCGGGGCCTCGCCTCCCTGGGCATCCACGTACAGATCGGTCTTGTCGGTCTGGATGGTTTTTTGTTTCAGGTCGGCCAGTATTTCGGTGTGCAGGGTGGCCTGAATGGTTTCCACTGTGGGCAGATCGTTGCCGGAAACCATCAGGTTGAGACGGGAATTTTTGATTTCGAGGGTTTTCCGGGTGTCATTCCAGAAAACCTGGCCGGTGATCCCGAGCGAGCCAGCCAACTCTGGATGTGCCAGACTCCACGACGTATCCAGGTAGCCGTTCACGGGTTGTCCGGCACGGAGTGGGCCACTTTCCAGGTTGAACTCTTCCAGGGCCAGGCTGTTGCCGGTGGCCTCATCCTGAAAACGCATGGCACCACTGCTGATTTTGATGCCATTGATGGTCAGGGATGAGAGGGCCAGCAAGGTTGCTCCGTTCTGTGGGGGCAAACCGGTGGTCGTGGTCGTGGTCGTGGTCGTCCCGGGTGCTACAGGCATGTTGCTGGTAAAAATCTCCTGCATGCCTGACCAGTTGCCGCGTCCGGCCCGGTCGCGGGCCAGATTGAAATACACCCCCTGAATGGCAATCCTGTCCACTTCCAGGTGGCGTTGCAACAACGGCAGAAGTTTGACCTTGACGACAATTTCTTCCATTTCGACCATCGGTTCCGGTCCAAACAACGGATCGTTGGCCAGGGTGGCGTTCGCAACCTTGAATCCGATCCAGGGATAAAAAGTCAGGGCAATATCGCCCTGTATCATCAACTGCCGACCGGTATTCTTTTCTACCCAGGCGGAAATCCGGCTTTTGATCTGGCCTGGAGAGATCGCCCTGTCGGCCCACAGGGCCACACCTCCGACCATGACACCTGATACAAGGAAAAAAATCAGTAGTTTCTTGACCTTCCCACCCATGTTGGCTCCTGCCGGGACATCATCCTGTCCATCTGCATCACACCTGTTGGTTCATGGCCGGTATGGCAAACCAGAAACGGCAACCATTGTCCCAGGCCGTCCACTCCCGAGAAATACCTCATTAAACCTGCCTGTTTCAACGGTAAATCACATATGGAACGAAATGTTTCCCGGAAAAAAATATTACGAAGAATGGATTTTCTTATAACATTAATAATCAAAACCCCGTCAGGATCCGGAATGAATGACTTTTAGTGGTGTATCTGTTTGGTGGCATCGTCTGCTTTTTTGTATATTTATTCAAGCATGACAGACACAACCAAAGGAACCAGTTTTGATTTGTTGCATTCCGGGTTGCCATTGCACGCATCTGCCAGCACTTTTTCGACTCTGTATGTCAGCTTGACAACTTTACCGATTGAGTTTTTGTCGGACTCGAAACGGTCACAAATTTCAAAAACAGCCATTTCCGTAAATGTTTTTCCGGTAGAATCTTTCATCTCCAGGTAACATGCAACATCACCAGAAATCGCAGATATCAGCATTCCAGAAGATTTCTTTGTTACACCACCAACCTCGACCATATCTGCCGCCAAAAGATTTTGGCTCATCAGGAAAAATGAACAAAAACCAAGCAGGACCTGCGTGACGTGTTTCATGAAAAGTTTCCTAATCCAGGATTATAATGGGCTATGGCATGTTCTCTTCCAGCAGCTCGGCCATGTGCATCTTTACCCCTTCATTAAAAGGATTTGACATGGAAGACTTTGTTGGGGCTCCGCCCCAAACCCCGCCAAGAGGAAGGGCACAGCCCTTCCTCCTGGACCTCCTTCCCAGTTTTTCAAACGTTTACTAAAAGAGGGGGGCTGAATAGTCACCATTTCAGAAGGATTCAAAATCGTCACCCGGAGTGGAAGCGGTCTTTTGGTGTGCAATCTGCCGGACCTCCTTCGGTTTGGGATTTTTTAGATTATTGGAGGCTTTGTTCGTGAAGACAGGTTTGGCGGAGGTCGTCGGTTTTGCCGACTTTTCCCGTGCGGCAGAGGCATGATTGACCTGCATGTCCAGATTAGGCAATTTAAAGGCGGCCAGGGCTTCCATCAGGGTTTCAGAAGAGTTGGAAAGTTCATCTGCCGTGGCGGACATTTCCTCGGCTGTACCGGCATTTTTCTGGATGACTTGATCGAGTTGTTGCAGGGCTTGGTTGATCTGACCGGTGCCCTGGTTTTGTTCGGCGCTGGCGGTGGCGATTTCCTGCACCAGATCGGCGGTTTTTTGGATATCCGGCACCAGTTTGGCGAGAACGGACCCGGCTTTTTCTGCCATGGCCACGGTGGACGACGAGAGTGTGGTGATTTCCCCGGCGGCGGCCTGGCTGCGTTCGGCCAGCTTGCGCACCTCGGCGGCGACCACGGCAAAGCCTTTGCCATGTTCACCCGCCCGGGCGGCCTCGATGGCGGCATTCAAGGCCAACAAATTGGTTTGCCGGGCAATTTCCTCGATGATTCCAATTTTGCCGGCAATTTCCTTCATGGCTGCCACGGCCTCGTTGACGGCCTGACCACTCTCTTCCGCCCCCTTGGCCGCCTGCCGGGATATTTTTTGCGTGGTCTGGGCATTTTCGGTGTTGTTGGAAATGTTGGCTGTCATCTGTTCCATGGCCGCAGAGGTCTCCTCCACGGAGGCTGCCTGCTCGGTGGCACCATGGGCCACCTCATTCGCTGCTGCGGAAATTTCGTGACTTCCCGACGCCACCCGTTTGGCGGTAACCGCGATTTCCATGAAAGATTGCGTCAATTTATCCAGAGCCACGTTGAAGGAACGCGCCATCATGCCAATCTCATCCCGACTGACGAACGTGCAGGGTGTGGTCAGATCGCCATTTCCCATACGCGAGGCAAAGGCCTCCAGCCGGCGTACCGGATTGGCAATGGCCCGCGTAATGCCGGTGGCAAACAGAATGCCAAACAAGAGGGCAACTCCACTGACGGACAAGGCTTTTCGGGAACTCTCCGTCACCATTTGACTGGTTTCCGTGACACTCTTGGCCATCAGGTCCGTGCCATCCTTTTGCAGATCTTCCACAATCGGCTCGATCTTATGGACGGCTTCCCGCATTTGGGCTACTATTTTGATGACGTTTTCTTTTTCCTGGACCAGAGCCAGGAAGGCCCGGTGATAATTTTCCAGCATGGCTTCAAGGCCCTTTTTGCCCTCTTCCGCAATCTCGGACTCCTTGATGTTATGGCGGATCGTCGTCAGGAGTTTGGCCACGCCCTCCACATATTTTTTGTCCCCCCGCATCAGAAAATCTTTTTC
Coding sequences within:
- a CDS encoding methyl-accepting chemotaxis protein, producing MAEQVSRIGKEMNNQMLADDAGKIRTTAGEYQTAFLEVFKSHERMGLTPETGFQGAFRKSAHELEKTLNNFDIAKMMIWLLEMRRNEKDFVVRKDDQYFTKLQKNAKLFQEDLAGSLLDAQLKSKLQEAMQKYIQAVQLYRDETLAEKPNTDSYKAMSGTARDAEKIMRNYYVTDIWRDYLFMRRHEKDFLMRGDKKYVEGVAKLLTTIRHNIKESEIAEEGKKGLEAMLENYHRAFLALVQEKENVIKIVAQMREAVHKIEPIVEDLQKDGTDLMAKSVTETSQMVTESSRKALSVSGVALLFGILFATGITRAIANPVRRLEAFASRMGNGDLTTPCTFVSRDEIGMMARSFNVALDKLTQSFMEIAVTAKRVASGSHEISAAANEVAHGATEQAASVEETSAAMEQMTANISNNTENAQTTQKISRQAAKGAEESGQAVNEAVAAMKEIAGKIGIIEEIARQTNLLALNAAIEAARAGEHGKGFAVVAAEVRKLAERSQAAAGEITTLSSSTVAMAEKAGSVLAKLVPDIQKTADLVQEIATASAEQNQGTGQINQALQQLDQVIQKNAGTAEEMSATADELSNSSETLMEALAAFKLPNLDMQVNHASAAREKSAKPTTSAKPVFTNKASNNLKNPKPKEVRQIAHQKTASTPGDDFESF
- a CDS encoding AsmA family protein codes for the protein MGGKVKKLLIFFLVSGVMVGGVALWADRAISPGQIKSRISAWVEKNTGRQLMIQGDIALTFYPWIGFKVANATLANDPLFGPEPMVEMEEIVVKVKLLPLLQRHLEVDRIAIQGVYFNLARDRAGRGNWSGMQEIFTSNMPVAPGTTTTTTTTTGLPPQNGATLLALSSLTINGIKISSGAMRFQDEATGNSLALEEFNLESGPLRAGQPVNGYLDTSWSLAHPELAGSLGITGQVFWNDTRKTLEIKNSRLNLMVSGNDLPTVETIQATLHTEILADLKQKTIQTDKTDLYVDAQGGEAPAAGANLKLSGDLNVNWVAETLHMTGLRMTLLDHLQIQGTLEGQKILHAPSFTSVLTLVEFSPQTLLKRLDRTTLAFRDAKVMQVAELKTTLQLGLDHLALSEIKGRLDATHLTGTLRIDHFQKPAVRFDLQLDQMDADRYQAGHSPMSATQAVPASATRNASVASAAVPDPTTRMQGKIDLEHDEDIMDDPGDDLDPDEEQYETMPGNGLVQTDTPGPTLLDRMIRGDWQGKVQAEQFKIRSVTVTKADLTVRTGQGLVKVEPLRGNLYGGSLETNLQFDMQGQEPLLQVNRAQWKGIDLTQLPRDGDMPHPISGRVDGQTRFETRLGAADTWRKTLNGTLQLAVHDGALEGVDLEHRILTTYATLKSRPVTALQADRGKTPFSELTATATIRQGVVDNPDLKAVSGLLTMQGAGQFDLVRQQMDYGIKAQFLPALEGIDHTVTDLRGLDVPVRFTGAWRQPTIQVELAKLLESAMRTKAVEKIGNKLEEKLRDPKVQEKLNKLEKKFGSSLNKLLPF